In the genome of Brachypodium distachyon strain Bd21 chromosome 3, Brachypodium_distachyon_v3.0, whole genome shotgun sequence, the window GAGCCGCTCCAGGTCGGGGAACGTTACCGACGGCGTCGACTgcccggcgtcggcgtcggcgtcgagcAGGtcggcggtggagtagacggTGAGCTTGAGAGCCCTGGTGTGTCGCAGGCcgaggaggtcgacggcgcTGAGCGGCTTCGCGTGGTGCACCTCCAGGTGGACCCGCTGCAGCAGCATGGGCGGATCCGACCCGCGGGActggaggaagacgacggcggcggacgcggtcGGGTCGACCCGGGTgaagcggaggcggcggaggcccggcgcgtcgaggaagaaggaggcgCATGATCCGGATCCGGTCGTGTCGAGTTCGGCGAGGACGACGGAGACGGTGGCCGGCGGGCAGCAGAGGCAGACGGCGCCGTTGaccatcgtcgtcgtcgtcccccCCTGCAATGTACAGGACTCGATGCAGAGGTCGGCGAGCTTGGGCGCGGCGTCGAGCATGGCCTGGACGGCGTCGAGGCTGATGCCGCagcgccgcagccgcagcgcctCCAGGCTCGGGAAAGCGACAAgacggccgccatggccatggtgCCCCGGCGCCCATGAATAGGTCTTGTGGCTGACGACGTTGCAGCCCTTGAGGTCGAGGAtccggagcgcggcggcgccgaacGGGAGCGAGTCCAGGGACAGGGCATacgacgacgccgacggatccctcccgccgccggagccgcagtCGACCCGgagctcctcgacgacgccgtCTTCCTCGCCATGGATGCTGAAACAGCCACAGGggaaggtggcggcgcggaggaTGTCGTCGTGcatggccgtggcggcggcgtcgcgcaTGACGACGGTGACCTTGCGGGTGGCGGACTTGTGGGAGAAGTGGCGGTGGAAGGCGAGCGCTTGGCGGGTGTCGATCTCGGCGCGCccgcggacgccggcggcggtcaTGGCGGGGTAGGAGCGGTGGTCGAAGTTGATGGCGGAGGTCTGGAgccagaggcggcggcgccatcggcgggagagcgcggcggtgctggcggcCTCGCGGACGGGGGCGTAGGAGAGGATGTGGATCAGCAGGTCGTCCGGGAGGTCCGAGAGCCGGTCGCGCCGGCGGggggaagcggccgccatggaTCCAAGGTTAGTTTGTTCGTTGGAGATCTCTCGGATCTAACCGTTTAAAAGTGCCATGTATCTGAGGATCTCTCGGACCCAACGAACTGGATGGGGATCGGGATTCAGTTAACTGAGggctgtatatatatgtagtcCACGATTGGGCCGGGCCAGTTTATTGCTGACCAGTCCAGcttgctttttgtttttttttgagaataccAGTCCAGATTGCTGCTGCTAGTACTTTTTCGCCAAAGCCCATGAACTGTCCGAAAGTGTCACAAGTTCGGACGATAACAATTAAGGCCCAAATTGATGAGATCATGACTTCTTTCCTCGAGACAGAATCCAGGACTTCTTGCCTAATCGACCCACAGCAGTCACATAACAACCTAGTCCAGTAAAAATTCCACTGTCAACTTACGATCGacaaagaagaacaaagatcTCCAATTCAGCTTTCGGTAACAGCTGCTGAGACAATGCGGATCACAGATCTCCCTTTGATAGATATACTACAGTCCAATAACATTCTAGAGTTGAGTTCAGATCGCCAAGTCGAGCAAGACATTCAGAGCAGAGGCACCAGACACAGAAATAACAAATAAACAGTGCATAGGAAATAAGACAACACGACTCCAGCAACCAAAGATAAGATGTCTTATCAACCAGGAAACAAACATCTCAGCAAACGATAAAGAACACCTTCTCCAGTTACACTTGATCCGGTACAAATTATAATCAACTTGTGATCcactcaaaaagaaaataaaacagcaCAGGATATTGGTGGTTCTGGACTCTCCTCTAGGACAATTTCTGCTACCAGCTACAACGGGGTTGAGTTGCATATCACCACTACTCTTCCTTGATGGCACCCTTGTCGCTGACGTAGATACCGTCCAAGAACTTCCTGATATCCTTCTTCTTCACATGGCATTTCTGTTTACAAGCAAAACGCAAAAAAGGGTCAGGATGGAGATGATTAAGTGTCAAAAAGGTCAAGAGAAACACAGGCTATTAGCTCAACGGTTGTAAAGAAAATGCACTTGTTCCAAaacatgcatatattttttactTCCAAGTTGGAAGTCCAGTGAAACAAATCATTGTGAATACTACCAAAAGGCATGGTTCCCACACAAACCCGCAAGGTACATTCCGTAATTCACTATGCTAAGTATAATCATACATAATAGGGTTCTCAATAGAAAGGAATCTAACTTGTGATGTGAGTTTTCGTGATGCAAGTTTTCCTTGCATGAAACACAGATACAAGGACTCAAACCTGGTTAATCAGAGCAGCGGAGCGGGAGACAAGCTCGATGTCATTGCCATCAAGAACAAGCTCATCCTTGACCTTCTCAGAGCGCAGGATCGTCACACCATCAAGCATATCAACTTTCCTGACCTATTAAAGTTAAGGAAAGAATCTCAGAACATTTCATAAATGACTCAACAACAGATGAAGCCATACAGGACAAGTTATTGCCTCTCTAGAGCATAGCCAACCCAAATTTGTCTGACACTAAGGTAAACACTACAAGCAAATTACCAGAAGAAGCAGGGCGTCACTACAGTAGTGCTAACAGCCCTctttttcagaaagaaaaacgaCAGTAATGCTAATGACCCCTGTACTTTTAGAGCTGCATCAGAGGAGTGATCAATTCAACTTAATCAAGGCCAGCAACATTTCTATTGCAGCAATGTATTCAGTGTAACAACACATGTGATTCTAAACCCTCACAAGAATTGGCTCAGTTATACACATGGTTTACAAGCTATACATATTACACATAAATATGTAAAACACCAGCACATAACAGACAGTGGTAATGAACAAATATTTTCCTGTCAAGAATCAGAGGCCACTAAAATTTGCCGACTAGCTTATGGAGTACTGCAAGTGTTGTGCCTGAACTTTGCTAATGGTACCGGAAACACTGAAGCCAGAAGAACATATTGCATACAGAGCAACAGGTAATGAGACCCTACAAGGAAAAAACGGGTTCACAGATCGTTAGGTTTAGGTCTTTTACCTTCTTCTCGCCGAGGAAGTTCCTGATCTCGATGGCCTTGTTGCCGGAGGTGATGGAGGCGTTGATGGGGAAATGGGCGTACACGAAGCGCATCTTGTAGCGGAAACCCTTGGTGACGCCGGTGATGAGGTTCTGGACGTGGGAGATGGCGGTGCGGATGGCGGCCATGGTGCGGCGGGTGCCGAACCAGGCGTCCACCTTGAGCTTCCGGCCGCCCTCCTGCAGCTGGAAGTCGAGGTTGAGGTGCTTGAAGTTGCGGGTCAGCGTCCCGCGGGGCCCCGTCACCGTGATCATCTTGGCGGCGACCTTCACCGTCACCTCCTCGGGGATCTCCATCGTCTCCGACGCCAGGATCGTCTTCATCTTCGCCGGGCGGGGTGGGAAGGCGGCAGCAGAGGcttggggcggcggcggcggaaggggGAGGCTTTGgttcagcggcggcggggtgaaGTGGAGAGGGAGACTTATATACCTGGGGTTTGTTCGTTAGGGTTTGTTTGCCTCTGTCGGAGGGAAATGGGCTTTTATTGGGCCAAATATGTTCACTCGCGCGCCCGTTTTAGGTCCAAAATCATTCACAAATCTTTCAACAGCGAAATTTAACAGGCCCAACAGGTTTTTCAGGCCCAATTTAACGGCCGAAACACCAAATTTTAACAGGCCCaatttcattcaaaaaataaaacgtACAAAAAGCGATCGAAAATGATAATTCCATTATCTCAAACCAACAATTATGTACAACAAGTTTTTCAGGCTCACTATATTTATATACAATCGATGAATACATgcagggaaaggctccaaTTGGTATGTGATCAtgtctacatgccaaatgaTCGTGACCCTCTACATTCTGGGTCTCAACTTTTGATCAAGAGGATGCCAATAAATCCTTGAACCATTGGACTGAGTTCTTGGGGTATCTCTTCAGGTTATCCCTGTAGTCCACATAGTACAACCCGAATCTCGAGGTGTATCCTGCGGTCCACTCCCAATTGTCAAGAAGAGACCACACGAAATACCCGCGGACATCGCAACCATCCTCCCTGAAATTAGATCATCAAAGATTAACCGGTccatgattttacaaaaaaaagatttttttgGGATCGAGGAAAGGTAAAATTAAGCGAGTACCTTATGGAATCCGCTAGGTTTGTCATGTAGTCATTGTGGTACTTGATCCTTTTCCTGTCCTTGAGGGCCTTCTTGAGGGAGATGAAGGGGCTGTTGCTATCATCCATCCCTGAAATATGAAAGGGAATCTATGTCAAAGGGCACACTACACCTGATCAAGAACACATCCTTGTTATTTCCGTTAACTCAAAGCGGTTTTTGTTCTATCTTTTGCAGCTTTGTGCTATTTgtactatgcatgtacttgccATTTTCAGTTATGTAGACGGTTGGCGTGTTGTATCTGTCCTTGACATAGTTCATGAGGCTCCTCATGCTGCCAGGCACAATGTATAGCCATATTGAATTCGCCTGCGCAGAAAATATTATTCAGTCAGGTCTGCAATTAAATTTCACAAACActcatcacatcacataattaGTAGTATTGCAGCTAAAAAAAGTTTATTATTTGACTAATCTTCGCTAATATATGGTGAAATTTGTTTAGACAATGAGCTTCCTTCACATCATGGAAGAAGAGATGTGCATGTTTCTAACATGATTACCTTATCTCCAATTGGCTTGCCATCTCTGAAGGCTGAAAATGCACACAAGATACATGTACATCAGTAGCAATTTAGATTTAGAGTTTAGGGAGGAAAACAGATCAACTTACGGAGGCTGATGGATCCTGAGTCTGCCAAGGTATCATTCAGAAATTTCTTAATGTAAGTGGAGTTGTCATCCTTTGTGTAGAATGTGGTGTAGTGATTGATTCCCATGAAGTCCAGCGAGCCTTTCACCAGGTCAGCCTCTTTCGTCGTGAACCTCGGCAGCCTAACTC includes:
- the LOC100833190 gene encoding 60S ribosomal protein L9 gives rise to the protein MKTILASETMEIPEEVTVKVAAKMITVTGPRGTLTRNFKHLNLDFQLQEGGRKLKVDAWFGTRRTMAAIRTAISHVQNLITGVTKGFRYKMRFVYAHFPINASITSGNKAIEIRNFLGEKKVRKVDMLDGVTILRSEKVKDELVLDGNDIELVSRSAALINQKCHVKKKDIRKFLDGIYVSDKGAIKEE